A single window of Dermacentor albipictus isolate Rhodes 1998 colony chromosome 1, USDA_Dalb.pri_finalv2, whole genome shotgun sequence DNA harbors:
- the LOC135906940 gene encoding UPF0764 protein C16orf89 homolog — MDTARSGSALRQAVLVAALFTRSFCVLAPREPSSAERRSLDWRVLSALDGAVDALAANMDAVYLDAALGLRVADDRLQKLIDQAGDSENGIISKPTKRVNVTIEDIRAVQQKTSTLADIAATRVVGRQEASVLQKLARGLLRKGLWKDPPIAADTFRARTSDDEPELAAPDVIEGVSDGCLQQLFAGRNCCQLNDSCWVAMTGGRQHGYALTHQAIFLTIGIRLNCTAKLNDLATRHGQPPADWNLASKCARVADNAQLIVDENFPLRLRDLFMEQVAVCGFMDLPVFRDPSVMEDVLSWQRDDGCYVVENEPAAGSLPQRIKREERKGKDQCSLHMTSVAAGALATYLQLLQQTRLANRTSRV; from the exons ATGGACACTGCGCGAAGCGGATCTGCGCTGCGCCAGGCAGTTCTTGTCGCGGCGTTGTTTACGCGAAGCTTCTGCGTCCTGGCACCTCGAGAGCCCAGCAGCGCGGAGCGGCGGTCCTTGGACTGGCGCGTGTTGTCCGCGCTGGACGGCGCAGTGGACGCGCTCGCGGCCAACATGGACGCTGTGTACTTGGACGCAGCGCTGGGACTGCGCGTCGCCGACG ATCGCCTGCAGAAGCTTATTGACCAGGCAGGTGACAGCGAGAACGGCATCATTTCCAAGCCAACAAAAAGAGTGAACGTGACGATTGAAGACATTCGGGCCGTCCAGCAGAAAACATCAACTCTCGCGGACATCGCCGCTACGCGTGTCGTCGGAAGACAGGAAGCCAGCGTACTCCAGAAAC TGGCACGTGGTCTGCTGCGCAAGGGTCTGTGGAAAGACCCGCCGATCGCCGCCGACACGTTTCGAGCTCGGACCTCGGACGACGAGCCCGAGCTGGCAGCGCCCGACGTGATTGAGGGGGTGTCTGACGGCTGCCTGCAGCAGCTATTTGCTGGCCGCAACTGTTGCCAACTGAACGACAGCTGTTGGGTGGCCATGACGGGCGGACGTCAGCACGGGTACGCCCTCACGCACCAAGCGATCTTCCTCACCATCGGAATTCGG CTTAACTGCACGGCCAAGCTGAACGACCTGGCCACACGACACGGACAGCCGCCCGCCGACTGGAACCTGGCGTCCAAGTGCGCCCGTGTCGCTGACAACGCGCAGCTCATAGTCGACGAGAACTTCCCGCTACGTCTCAGGGACCTGTTCATGGAGCAAG TTGCCGTGTGCGGTTTCATGGACCTGCCAGTGTTCAGGGATCCATCAGTTATGGAAGACGTGCTGTCCTGGCAGAGGGATGATGGCTGCTACGTCGTAGAAAACGAGCCTGCTGCGGGTTCGCTTCCGCAGAGGATCAAAAGAGAAGAACGCAAGGGCAAAG ACCAATGTTCCCTGCACATGACGAGCGTTGCTGCCGGAGCGCTTGCTACTTACCTGCAGTTACTGCAACAGACACGGTTGGCCAATCGGACATCTCGGGTGTGA